In one Nocardia tengchongensis genomic region, the following are encoded:
- a CDS encoding alkaline phosphatase family protein, protein MRRIRVPQEHSACRSGRRSRAGLYRYRHRCRRPGDNGQGQNENGQGHNGQDKDKDKGRDRDGKHVLLISVDGMHQADLAWYVKQHPNSALANLAGNGEQYANAQTTNPSDSFPGMVAQLTGATAGQSGVYYDDTFNHDLLPAGTTDCAHTPKGAEVAMTEAMDRNQSALDAGQGLAGLPDSILGMTGNPATLLNPAAMPVDPATCKPVYPNQYLQVNSVFDVLHAAGKVTAWSDKHPAYSILEGKSGNAIDDLFTPEINSDSPVAGKDWTKDNKATQQYDGYKVQAVINEIDGYDHGRTKKVGEPAIFGVNFQAVSTAQKLPTSNGMTGGYQADGVTPGPLLSGALDYVDGQLGRLLGELKPTGADKDTTVIVSAKHGQSPTKPGDLTRIDDAPILTALNAAWKAKHPEVTHDLVAFSVDDDAMLLWLSDRSQAAADFAKQFLLANNGTGNDIGGNPKAYTKSGLTEVHAGAAAAAYLGAPADDPRHPDLVGVAQVGTVYTGGKSKIAEHGGANPADRNVPLVVFGPGAKKAVVHEAVLTTQIAPTILKLTGENPQKLDAAKGNGVNVLPNLG, encoded by the coding sequence ATGAGGAGGATCCGTGTCCCGCAAGAGCATTCGGCTTGCCGCAGTGGCCGGCGCAGTCGCGCTGGCCTGTACCGCTACCGGCATCGCTGTCGCCGGCCTGGTGATAATGGTCAGGGCCAGAACGAGAACGGTCAGGGCCATAACGGTCAGGACAAGGACAAAGACAAGGGCAGGGATCGGGACGGCAAGCACGTCCTGCTGATCTCGGTCGACGGCATGCACCAGGCGGACCTGGCCTGGTACGTCAAGCAGCACCCGAATTCGGCGCTGGCGAACCTGGCCGGCAACGGCGAGCAGTACGCGAACGCGCAGACCACGAACCCGTCGGATTCGTTCCCGGGCATGGTTGCTCAGCTCACCGGCGCGACGGCCGGCCAGTCGGGCGTCTACTACGACGACACCTTCAACCACGACCTGCTGCCCGCCGGCACCACCGACTGCGCGCACACCCCCAAGGGCGCGGAGGTCGCGATGACCGAGGCCATGGACCGCAACCAGAGCGCCCTCGACGCCGGTCAGGGCCTGGCGGGCCTGCCCGACAGCATTCTGGGCATGACCGGAAACCCGGCCACGCTGCTGAACCCGGCCGCCATGCCGGTCGACCCGGCCACCTGCAAGCCCGTGTACCCGAACCAGTATCTGCAGGTCAACTCGGTCTTCGACGTGCTGCACGCGGCCGGTAAGGTGACCGCCTGGTCGGACAAGCACCCGGCGTACTCGATCCTCGAGGGCAAGTCCGGCAACGCCATCGACGACCTGTTCACCCCGGAGATCAACTCCGATTCCCCGGTCGCGGGCAAGGACTGGACCAAGGACAACAAGGCCACCCAGCAGTACGACGGCTACAAGGTGCAGGCCGTGATCAACGAGATCGACGGCTACGACCACGGCCGTACCAAGAAGGTCGGTGAGCCGGCCATCTTCGGCGTGAACTTCCAGGCCGTCTCCACCGCGCAGAAGCTGCCGACCTCCAACGGCATGACCGGCGGCTACCAGGCCGACGGCGTGACCCCCGGACCGCTGCTGTCGGGCGCGCTGGATTACGTCGACGGCCAGCTCGGGCGCCTGCTCGGCGAGTTGAAGCCCACCGGCGCGGACAAGGACACCACGGTCATCGTCTCCGCCAAGCACGGTCAGTCGCCGACCAAGCCGGGCGATTTGACCCGTATCGACGACGCTCCGATCCTGACGGCCCTCAATGCCGCGTGGAAGGCCAAGCACCCTGAGGTCACCCACGATCTGGTCGCGTTCAGCGTGGACGACGACGCCATGCTGCTGTGGCTGAGCGACCGTTCGCAGGCCGCCGCCGATTTCGCCAAGCAGTTCCTGCTGGCGAACAACGGCACCGGTAACGACATCGGCGGAAACCCGAAGGCCTACACCAAGTCCGGTCTGACCGAGGTGCACGCCGGCGCCGCCGCCGCCGCGTACCTGGGCGCCCCGGCCGACGATCCGCGCCACCCCGACCTGGTCGGCGTCGCGCAGGTCGGCACCGTGTACACCGGCGGCAAGAGCAAGATCGCCGAGCACGGTGGCGCGAACCCCGCGGACCGTAATGTGCCGCTGGTGGTCTTCGGTCCGGGCGCGAAGAAGGCGGTCGTGCACGAGGCCGTGCTGACCACCCAGATCGCGCCGACCATCCTGAAGCTGACGGGTGAGAACCCGCAGAAGCTGGATGCCGCGAAGGGCAATGGCGTGAACGTGCTGCCGAACCTGGGCTGA
- a CDS encoding glyceraldehyde-3-phosphate dehydrogenase: MTTDHLDRWNAHEAAAEAMIPIIGSLYRDKGVTILLHSRSLVNKSVISILRTHRFARQIEGEELSIDETLPFLEALRSLDLGPSKIDLGRLVMAYRADERGLSVPEFTADVLADVIAGNKAAAQGPRDVVLYGFGRIGRLVSRLLIEKVGSGNGLVLRAVVVRKGGEDDLVKRASLLRRDSVHGQFNGTIKVDAENSTIIANGNAIKFIYSNDPTSIDYTEYGIDNAILIDNTGKWRDRAGLEQHLRPGISKVVLTAPGKGDVPNIVHGVNHRELDLSQTIYSCASCTTNAIVPPLKAMEDEFGIVRGHVETVHSFTNDQNLLDNYHSADRRGRSAPFNLVLTETGAQSAVKKAMPDFQAKITGSSIRVPTPDVSVAILNLQLKRPTSKDEVLEYLREMSLSGPLSRNLDFTAATDVVSSDFIGSRAASIVDANATIVDGDTAILYLWYDNEFGYSCQVVRTVQYISGIEYPTYPRLGAESPAVAAV; the protein is encoded by the coding sequence TTGACTACCGACCATCTTGACCGCTGGAACGCTCACGAGGCTGCGGCGGAGGCGATGATTCCGATCATCGGCAGCTTGTATCGGGACAAGGGGGTGACGATTCTGCTGCACAGCCGGTCGCTGGTGAACAAGTCGGTGATCAGCATCCTGCGGACCCACCGGTTCGCGCGGCAGATCGAGGGCGAGGAACTGTCGATCGACGAGACGCTGCCCTTCCTGGAGGCGCTGCGCTCGCTCGACCTGGGCCCCAGCAAGATCGACCTGGGCCGCCTGGTGATGGCCTACCGCGCCGACGAGCGCGGCCTTTCGGTTCCCGAGTTCACCGCCGACGTGCTCGCCGACGTGATCGCCGGCAACAAGGCCGCGGCGCAGGGCCCGCGCGATGTGGTGCTGTACGGCTTCGGCCGCATCGGCCGGCTGGTGTCGCGACTGCTCATCGAGAAGGTCGGCTCCGGCAACGGACTCGTGCTACGTGCCGTCGTGGTCCGCAAGGGCGGCGAGGACGACCTGGTCAAGCGGGCGTCGCTGCTGCGCCGCGACTCGGTGCACGGCCAGTTCAACGGCACCATCAAGGTCGACGCCGAGAACAGCACGATCATCGCCAACGGCAATGCCATCAAGTTCATCTACAGCAACGACCCGACCTCGATCGACTACACCGAGTACGGGATCGACAACGCGATTCTGATCGACAACACCGGTAAGTGGCGTGACCGCGCGGGCCTCGAGCAGCACCTGCGTCCGGGCATCTCGAAGGTCGTGCTGACCGCGCCCGGCAAGGGCGACGTCCCGAACATCGTGCACGGCGTCAACCACCGCGAACTGGACCTGTCGCAGACGATCTACTCCTGCGCGTCCTGCACCACCAACGCGATCGTCCCGCCGCTGAAGGCGATGGAGGACGAGTTCGGCATCGTGCGTGGCCATGTGGAGACGGTGCACTCGTTCACCAATGACCAGAACCTGCTGGACAACTACCACAGTGCCGACCGCCGTGGCCGTTCCGCGCCGTTCAACCTGGTGCTGACCGAGACCGGCGCGCAGTCCGCGGTCAAGAAGGCCATGCCGGACTTCCAGGCCAAGATCACCGGCAGCTCGATTCGCGTTCCCACCCCGGATGTTTCGGTCGCGATCCTGAACCTGCAGCTGAAGCGCCCGACCAGCAAGGACGAGGTGCTCGAGTACCTGCGCGAGATGTCGCTGTCGGGTCCGTTGAGCCGCAACCTCGATTTCACCGCGGCCACCGACGTGGTCTCGAGTGACTTCATCGGTTCGCGGGCCGCGTCGATCGTGGACGCCAACGCGACCATCGTCGACGGCGACACCGCGATCCTCTACCTCTGGTACGACAACGAGTTCGGTTACTCGTGCCAGGTCGTGCGGACCGTGCAGTACATCTCGGGTATCGAGTACCCGACCTACCCGCGCCTGGGTGCGGAGAGCCCCGCGGTCGCGGCGGTCTAG
- a CDS encoding maleylpyruvate isomerase family mycothiol-dependent enzyme, translated as MTTSTLTTEQIWHAVAAERNSLHDMVSALSETQWNQESLCENWRNRDVVAHVVLSAQPSTAAILVGLVRARGNLHGMIRDTAIRHAKSTTTAELLAHLRATVPLRKTTLGTTPADRLMDLLVHGQDIAIPLGITREMPVGAVRVALDRICAAGTFGIRRTLAGHRLTATDTEWSAGTGDPIEAPIATLLLFATGRSRQ; from the coding sequence ATGACAACCAGCACCCTGACCACCGAACAGATCTGGCACGCGGTGGCCGCCGAACGAAACAGCCTGCACGACATGGTGAGCGCCCTGTCGGAGACGCAGTGGAATCAGGAATCCCTGTGCGAGAACTGGCGAAACCGCGATGTCGTCGCCCATGTCGTGCTTTCCGCACAGCCGAGCACCGCAGCGATCCTGGTCGGCCTGGTCCGCGCCAGAGGCAATCTGCACGGCATGATCCGCGACACCGCCATCCGACACGCGAAGTCGACGACCACCGCGGAACTCCTCGCTCACTTGCGGGCCACGGTGCCGCTACGCAAGACCACGCTGGGCACCACACCCGCCGACCGTCTCATGGACCTGCTCGTGCACGGCCAGGACATCGCCATCCCGCTGGGCATTACACGGGAGATGCCGGTCGGCGCGGTCCGGGTCGCCCTCGACCGGATCTGCGCGGCGGGCACCTTCGGGATTCGCCGGACCCTCGCCGGTCATCGGCTCACCGCGACCGATACCGAGTGGAGTGCGGGCACCGGCGATCCGATCGAGGCTCCGATCGCCACGCTGCTGTTGTTCGCGACCGGCCGTTCCCGGCAGTGA
- a CDS encoding MerR family transcriptional regulator, which produces MTHDTRLIGIGELARLSGVPVRTIRFYCDEGVLAARRSTGGHRMFEAGTALERLLLVRRLRAVGMGLAAIVRVANGLCSVGDAVLAERRAVDEELAALKWRQAALIAVEQAPPGERAARLELVAVVPDRGRAKDAVIGFWRQVLDPLPSDAFDAFVAMNVPGLSGDPSPEDLVAFAGLAAAVGDPGLYQAVSRQLWRSDRGRIVHRRALLEGVAEACEAAGVLILANRSPGPGPELDRFVDAHAGARGLRDCAGFRRLLLSGGIDSDERVQRYWRLTGEVMGALTTGAAQQWLHGALARSVSGGHG; this is translated from the coding sequence GTGACCCACGACACACGGCTGATCGGCATCGGGGAGTTGGCGCGGTTGTCCGGCGTGCCGGTCCGGACCATCCGGTTCTATTGCGACGAAGGGGTATTGGCCGCGCGGCGTAGCACGGGCGGGCATCGGATGTTCGAGGCCGGGACCGCGCTCGAACGGTTGTTGCTGGTACGCCGGTTACGGGCGGTCGGGATGGGGCTCGCGGCGATCGTGCGGGTGGCGAATGGACTGTGCAGCGTCGGGGACGCGGTACTCGCCGAACGGCGGGCCGTGGACGAGGAGCTGGCCGCGTTGAAATGGCGGCAGGCGGCGTTGATCGCCGTCGAGCAGGCCCCGCCCGGGGAGCGGGCGGCGCGGCTGGAACTGGTTGCGGTGGTGCCGGATCGGGGTCGCGCGAAGGATGCGGTGATCGGATTCTGGCGGCAGGTGCTCGATCCGCTGCCGAGCGATGCGTTCGACGCGTTCGTCGCGATGAATGTGCCAGGGCTGAGCGGCGATCCGAGCCCCGAGGATCTGGTGGCGTTCGCCGGATTGGCTGCCGCGGTCGGGGATCCGGGCCTGTATCAGGCGGTTTCGCGGCAGTTGTGGCGGTCGGATCGCGGTCGGATCGTGCACCGGCGGGCGCTGCTGGAGGGGGTCGCCGAGGCGTGTGAGGCAGCGGGGGTGCTGATACTGGCGAACCGGTCGCCGGGGCCGGGGCCCGAACTCGACCGGTTCGTCGATGCGCACGCGGGCGCGCGTGGTTTGCGCGACTGCGCCGGGTTCCGGCGTCTACTGCTCTCCGGTGGGATCGATTCCGACGAGCGGGTTCAGCGCTACTGGAGGCTGACCGGCGAGGTGATGGGCGCGCTGACGACGGGCGCCGCGCAGCAGTGGCTGCACGGCGCGCTCGCACGATCGGTGAGTGGCGGGCACGGGTAG
- a CDS encoding cutinase family protein, protein MRIFRTASSALAAVAAAAGILTATGLPGAQATPADCPNLNIIAVPGTWETSVDDPKQGMLAQVTRGLPGNVRTDYVSYPATAFPWDGEVYGRSKHEAVTAARGLISGMAARCGATRFALIGYSQGADAAGDLASEIGTGLGVIPPDRVAAVGLVSDPRRSPTDALVGPHVAGTGAGGARAGGFGWLSPRVRTFCAAGDLYCSVPMDDLAGRSAGLLTQLTAQDPVQIPSYALTFQSILNEALVQGGTAILSAPGDNPASKQWMKQVQDFLASGVHQSYPRYVVDSNGTTATVWLRNWLADTAGETP, encoded by the coding sequence ATGCGAATCTTCCGAACGGCGAGCAGCGCGCTCGCGGCGGTCGCGGCCGCGGCCGGAATCCTCACGGCCACCGGCCTACCCGGCGCACAGGCAACGCCCGCGGACTGCCCGAACCTCAATATCATCGCCGTACCCGGCACCTGGGAAACCTCCGTCGACGACCCGAAACAGGGCATGCTCGCGCAGGTCACCCGCGGCCTGCCCGGCAACGTGCGCACCGACTACGTGAGCTACCCGGCCACCGCCTTCCCCTGGGACGGCGAGGTCTACGGACGCTCCAAGCACGAGGCGGTCACCGCGGCCCGGGGTCTGATCTCCGGCATGGCCGCCCGCTGCGGCGCAACACGTTTCGCCCTGATCGGCTACAGCCAGGGCGCCGACGCCGCGGGCGATCTGGCCTCCGAGATCGGCACCGGGCTCGGCGTGATCCCGCCCGACCGCGTGGCCGCCGTCGGCCTGGTCTCCGACCCGCGCCGCTCCCCCACCGACGCCCTGGTCGGTCCGCACGTCGCCGGCACCGGCGCGGGCGGAGCGCGCGCGGGCGGCTTCGGCTGGCTCAGCCCCAGGGTCCGCACCTTCTGCGCGGCCGGCGACCTCTACTGCTCGGTCCCGATGGACGACCTGGCGGGCCGCTCGGCCGGGCTGCTCACCCAGCTCACCGCGCAGGATCCGGTGCAGATCCCCAGCTACGCGCTGACCTTCCAGTCGATCCTCAACGAGGCCCTGGTCCAGGGCGGCACCGCCATTCTGTCCGCCCCCGGCGACAATCCGGCGAGCAAGCAGTGGATGAAGCAGGTGCAGGACTTCCTGGCCTCGGGCGTGCACCAGTCCTATCCGCGCTACGTCGTCGACAGCAACGGGACCACCGCCACCGTCTGGCTGCGGAACTGGCTCGCGGACACGGCGGGCGAAACTCCCTGA
- a CDS encoding helix-turn-helix domain-containing protein: protein MSIRVTNIGEHHDLALPTFGDVLRRLREERRLSRERLAFSAGVSASYVTQLEKGGKGKPTQAVVDALMRCMNQRNPLSDTERRYLYDLAGLTGSGYPTVDELKKSISADVLRMLVMYRPRMAALYDTRGNVLAGNIEWAQAFPGLSESGNLYRWMFADPVAQQVMPDWEIDVRQSVSWLRGVVGSLADPTVFGALMRELGEFEEFRRLWATGEVGYAPPVRTMRLRDRDTGELKTYRIQMGMLDSANYPGHIVATVGLPS from the coding sequence ATGAGTATCCGGGTGACGAATATCGGGGAACATCACGACCTCGCGCTGCCCACATTCGGTGATGTGTTGCGGCGGCTGCGCGAGGAACGAAGACTATCCCGGGAACGGCTCGCGTTCTCGGCCGGCGTCAGCGCCAGTTATGTGACGCAGTTGGAGAAGGGCGGGAAAGGCAAACCCACCCAGGCGGTCGTCGATGCCCTCATGCGGTGCATGAACCAGCGGAATCCGTTGTCGGACACCGAGCGCAGATATCTCTACGATTTGGCCGGTCTGACGGGCAGCGGATATCCGACGGTCGACGAGCTGAAGAAGTCGATCAGCGCCGATGTGCTGCGCATGCTCGTCATGTATCGGCCGCGGATGGCGGCCCTCTATGACACCCGCGGCAATGTGCTGGCCGGGAACATCGAATGGGCGCAGGCGTTTCCGGGGTTGTCCGAGAGTGGGAATCTGTATCGGTGGATGTTCGCCGATCCCGTCGCCCAGCAGGTGATGCCGGATTGGGAAATCGATGTCCGGCAGTCGGTTTCGTGGTTGCGCGGAGTCGTGGGATCGCTCGCGGATCCCACGGTGTTCGGCGCGCTGATGCGTGAACTCGGCGAATTCGAGGAATTCCGGCGGCTCTGGGCGACCGGCGAAGTCGGATACGCGCCGCCCGTGCGCACCATGCGGCTGCGGGATCGGGACACGGGCGAGCTGAAGACGTACCGGATTCAGATGGGCATGCTGGATTCGGCCAACTACCCGGGCCACATCGTGGCGACGGTCGGGCTGCCTAGCTGA
- a CDS encoding nitroreductase family deazaflavin-dependent oxidoreductase codes for MTTIPPRPPQLDSPVLPKIFKYTGRAQVWVYRRTGGRIGGKWRIGAGFRKPVPTLLLEHRGRKSGTVYTVPLLYISDGADTIVVASQGGLPKHPQWYRNLCAGPDTHIQIGRDRFPVHAVTADAQQRARLWPRLVEAYADFDTYQAWTEREIPVVILSPVS; via the coding sequence ATGACCACAATCCCGCCACGGCCCCCGCAACTCGACTCCCCGGTCCTGCCCAAAATCTTCAAATACACCGGCCGCGCCCAGGTCTGGGTCTACCGGCGCACCGGCGGCCGGATCGGCGGCAAGTGGCGCATCGGCGCGGGCTTCCGCAAACCGGTGCCGACCCTGCTGCTCGAACACCGCGGCCGCAAGAGCGGGACGGTCTACACCGTCCCGCTGCTCTACATCAGCGACGGAGCCGACACCATCGTGGTGGCGTCGCAGGGCGGTCTGCCCAAACACCCGCAGTGGTACCGCAATCTGTGCGCGGGCCCCGACACCCACATCCAGATCGGCCGAGACCGGTTCCCGGTGCACGCCGTCACCGCCGACGCGCAGCAGCGGGCCCGACTGTGGCCGCGACTGGTCGAGGCCTACGCCGACTTCGACACCTATCAGGCCTGGACCGAACGCGAGATCCCGGTCGTCATCTTGAGTCCGGTCAGCTAG
- a CDS encoding TetR/AcrR family transcriptional regulator, which yields MRTHGWSGSAPADDAEAVERIVAAARRAIDRSGDEFSIAEVARDLGVTRQTVYRYFPSAEILLTATAIAQTEHFLDVLAERLGDIEDPATAVVEGIAYTLEQLPEEKYVGLLLRPGRASAFSAGVTSDTAKSFGRSLLERFSVDWAAAGISDSALDELVEHMLRIVQSFVIDPGRPPRRGAELRDYLSTWVAPALA from the coding sequence GTGCGCACGCATGGATGGTCCGGATCCGCTCCCGCCGATGACGCGGAAGCCGTCGAACGCATCGTGGCCGCCGCCCGGCGCGCCATCGATCGCTCCGGCGACGAGTTCAGCATCGCCGAGGTGGCCCGCGACCTCGGCGTCACCCGACAGACGGTGTACCGCTATTTCCCCAGCGCCGAAATACTTCTGACGGCGACGGCCATCGCGCAGACGGAGCATTTCCTGGATGTGCTGGCCGAGCGGCTCGGCGATATCGAGGATCCCGCGACCGCGGTGGTGGAGGGCATCGCGTACACGCTGGAACAACTGCCGGAGGAGAAATACGTCGGCCTGTTGTTGCGACCGGGGCGAGCCAGCGCCTTCTCGGCGGGCGTAACCTCCGACACGGCAAAGTCTTTCGGCCGTTCACTGCTGGAGCGCTTCTCGGTGGATTGGGCTGCGGCCGGGATCTCCGATTCCGCCCTGGACGAACTCGTCGAGCACATGCTGCGCATTGTGCAGTCGTTTGTCATCGATCCGGGCCGGCCGCCGCGGCGGGGCGCGGAACTGCGTGACTATCTCTCGACGTGGGTCGCGCCCGCACTGGCATAG
- the gndA gene encoding NADP-dependent phosphogluconate dehydrogenase, which translates to MATSEARAQIGVTGLAVMGSNIARNFARHGYTVALHNRSIGKTDALLAEHGGDGDFVRTETVEEFVAALEKPRRVLIMVKAGDATDAVIEELAAAMEPGDIIIDGGNALYTDTIRREAAMKARGLNFVGAGISGGEEGALNGPAIMPGGPKESYESLGPLLESIAAQVDGVPCCTHIGPDGSGHFVKMVHNGIEYADMQLIGEAYNLFRDALGFDAKQIADVFTQWNSGDLESYLVEITAEVLNQVDAKTGQPLVDVIVDAAEQKGTGRWTVKSALDLGIPVTGIAEAVFARALSGSRTQRAAAKGLASGVLGEKPTDVAEFTEAIRQALYASKIVAYAQGFDQIAAGSAEYNWDLHPGDLATIWRGGCIIRARFLNRIKEAYEADPSLPSLILAPYFREAIETAIDSWRRVVVVATQLGIPVPAFASSLSYYDGLRAERLPAALTQGQRDFFGAHTYERIDAEGKYHTLWSGDRSEVQA; encoded by the coding sequence ATGGCGACCTCGGAAGCACGCGCCCAGATCGGCGTGACCGGCCTGGCGGTCATGGGTAGCAACATCGCCCGCAACTTCGCACGCCACGGCTACACCGTGGCCCTGCACAACCGCAGCATCGGCAAGACCGACGCCCTGCTCGCCGAGCACGGCGGCGACGGCGACTTCGTGCGCACCGAGACCGTCGAGGAGTTCGTGGCCGCGCTGGAGAAGCCGCGCCGCGTGTTGATCATGGTGAAGGCCGGCGACGCGACCGACGCCGTCATCGAGGAGCTGGCCGCGGCCATGGAGCCCGGCGACATCATCATCGACGGCGGTAACGCCCTCTATACCGACACCATTCGCCGTGAGGCGGCGATGAAGGCGCGCGGCCTGAACTTCGTCGGCGCCGGCATCTCCGGTGGCGAGGAGGGCGCCCTGAACGGCCCCGCCATCATGCCGGGCGGCCCGAAGGAGTCCTACGAGTCGCTGGGCCCGCTGCTGGAATCGATTGCCGCCCAGGTCGACGGCGTCCCCTGCTGCACCCACATCGGCCCCGACGGTTCCGGCCACTTCGTGAAGATGGTGCACAACGGCATCGAGTACGCCGACATGCAGCTCATCGGCGAGGCCTACAACCTGTTCCGGGACGCGCTGGGCTTCGACGCCAAGCAGATCGCCGACGTCTTCACCCAGTGGAACTCCGGCGACCTGGAGAGCTACCTGGTCGAGATCACCGCCGAGGTGCTCAACCAGGTCGACGCCAAGACCGGCCAGCCCCTGGTCGACGTGATCGTCGACGCCGCCGAGCAGAAGGGCACCGGCCGCTGGACCGTCAAGTCGGCCCTCGACCTCGGCATCCCCGTGACCGGCATCGCCGAGGCCGTCTTCGCCCGCGCTCTGTCCGGTTCCCGCACCCAGCGCGCCGCCGCCAAGGGCCTCGCCTCCGGCGTCCTGGGCGAGAAGCCCACCGACGTCGCCGAATTCACCGAGGCGATCCGCCAGGCCCTCTACGCCTCCAAGATCGTCGCCTACGCCCAGGGCTTCGACCAGATCGCCGCCGGCTCCGCCGAATACAACTGGGACCTGCACCCCGGCGACCTGGCCACCATCTGGCGCGGCGGCTGCATCATCCGCGCCCGCTTCCTCAACCGCATCAAGGAAGCCTACGAAGCTGACCCGTCGCTCCCGAGCCTGATCCTGGCCCCGTACTTCCGCGAGGCCATCGAAACGGCCATCGACAGCTGGCGCCGCGTGGTTGTCGTCGCCACCCAGCTCGGCATCCCGGTCCCGGCCTTCGCGTCGTCGCTGTCCTACTACGACGGCCTCCGCGCCGAGCGCCTCCCGGCCGCCCTCACCCAGGGCCAGCGCGACTTCTTCGGCGCCCACACCTACGAGCGCATCGACGCCGAAGGCAAGTACCACACGCTGTGGAGCGGCGACCGCAGCGAAGTCCAGGCGTAA
- a CDS encoding helix-turn-helix domain-containing protein, whose amino-acid sequence MTGDGESRTVADEIAVPTFGQALRRLRDERGFSREHLAYSAGVSASYVTLLEKGERGNPTRSVVEALLRCLDTMIPLTATDRRHLFDLAGLRSEDSPTPEELLASLTPDERDALHLFHPTLAAYLDVCGNVLDANDAWYAALPGLREERNVFHWLFGNPVAKLVEADWQTEARLYVLWLRMTLGRTPDDPALNALVADLARYPHFRHYWTDNTVEFTPPVRNLRLRNPNSGQTREYNVQAGPIQSETYPERIVLLLCLPL is encoded by the coding sequence GTGACCGGAGACGGCGAAAGCCGCACAGTTGCGGATGAAATCGCTGTTCCGACCTTCGGCCAGGCCCTGCGCCGGCTGCGCGACGAACGCGGCTTCTCCCGCGAACATTTGGCATACTCGGCCGGCGTCAGCGCCAGCTACGTCACGCTCTTGGAGAAGGGCGAACGCGGCAATCCCACCAGATCCGTGGTCGAAGCCCTGCTGCGCTGCCTCGACACCATGATCCCGTTGACCGCCACCGACCGCAGACACCTGTTCGACCTGGCCGGTCTCCGCTCCGAGGACAGCCCGACCCCCGAGGAACTCCTCGCCTCCCTCACCCCCGACGAGCGCGACGCCCTGCACCTGTTCCACCCCACCCTCGCCGCCTACCTCGACGTCTGCGGCAACGTCCTGGACGCCAACGACGCTTGGTACGCCGCCCTCCCCGGCCTGCGCGAGGAACGCAACGTCTTCCACTGGCTGTTCGGCAACCCGGTCGCGAAACTCGTGGAAGCCGACTGGCAAACCGAGGCCCGCCTCTACGTCCTCTGGCTCCGCATGACCCTCGGCCGCACACCCGACGACCCCGCCCTCAACGCCTTGGTCGCCGACCTGGCCCGCTACCCCCACTTCCGCCACTACTGGACCGACAACACCGTCGAATTCACCCCACCCGTCCGAAACCTCCGCCTCCGCAACCCCAACTCCGGCCAAACCCGCGAATACAACGTCCAAGCGGGCCCCATCCAAAGCGAAACCTACCCCGAACGAATAGTCCTCCTCCTCTGCCTGCCCCTCTGA
- a CDS encoding vancomycin high temperature exclusion protein yields the protein MKLRAAVRSTRTRVAAWFPRRRVVKICVVLAVVGLAVLVGSDLWIRMAHRKYEYSVASAPSADVAIVLGAEVKPDGRPSDYLKARLDLGRQLLEAGKVKALLLTGDNSRASYDEPTRMRDYLVGHGVPAAKIALDYAGFSTYESCVRAHDIFGVRSAIAVTQDFSLPRTIALCRAAGIDTVAVGDDTMPHNTVYRENWLREQLADTKAVYSILFRPEPTFRGPQESSVRDAIAADPQQ from the coding sequence ATGAAGTTGCGCGCCGCTGTCCGTTCCACCCGCACCCGGGTCGCCGCGTGGTTCCCGAGGCGGCGCGTGGTGAAGATCTGCGTGGTGCTCGCGGTGGTGGGTCTCGCCGTGCTGGTCGGGTCGGATCTGTGGATCCGAATGGCGCACCGGAAGTACGAGTACAGCGTCGCGAGTGCGCCGTCCGCCGATGTCGCGATCGTGCTGGGCGCTGAGGTGAAGCCGGACGGGAGGCCGTCGGACTATCTGAAGGCCCGCCTGGATCTGGGCCGGCAGCTGCTCGAGGCCGGGAAGGTGAAGGCGCTGCTGCTCACCGGCGACAACAGCCGCGCCTCTTACGACGAGCCCACCCGAATGCGCGACTACCTGGTCGGGCACGGCGTCCCCGCGGCCAAGATCGCTCTGGATTACGCGGGCTTCAGCACCTACGAGTCCTGTGTGCGCGCCCACGATATCTTCGGCGTCCGCTCCGCCATCGCGGTCACCCAGGATTTCTCGCTCCCCCGCACCATCGCCCTGTGCCGGGCGGCGGGCATCGACACCGTCGCGGTCGGCGACGACACGATGCCCCACAACACCGTCTACCGCGAGAACTGGCTGCGCGAGCAATTGGCCGACACCAAGGCCGTCTATTCGATCCTGTTCCGGCCCGAGCCGACTTTCCGTGGCCCGCAGGAGAGTTCGGTCCGCGACGCGATCGCCGCGGACCCGCAGCAATAA